One part of the Paenibacillus silvisoli genome encodes these proteins:
- a CDS encoding class I SAM-dependent methyltransferase, which yields MGTIIDYYSVFDEWGRLDREPLEFKVNWHYIARCLPSAGAAVLDNGAGPGKYAMKLAAQGYRVTLADLTPSLVEVARAKAGELGLSDGFDDFLVRNALDLSGLTDDRFDAALMLGPLYHLQTEEERVRAVSEVLRVTKPGGIVFAAVMPRVRKTLGALMVPSQWRPLDSMDAIEAFNRTGLFDHADPGRFTGAYFFDIKEVIPFFESCGMETVSLVSSTGNGGQLTEEQWAYWRERGEEERLLNYLYESAADPYLLGTASHLLYIGRRRG from the coding sequence ATGGGAACGATCATCGACTATTATTCCGTCTTTGACGAATGGGGACGGCTAGACCGCGAGCCTCTGGAGTTCAAGGTGAATTGGCATTATATCGCTCGCTGCCTGCCATCGGCAGGCGCTGCGGTATTGGACAACGGCGCGGGTCCGGGCAAATACGCGATGAAGCTGGCTGCTCAAGGATATCGCGTTACGCTGGCGGATTTGACGCCGAGTTTGGTAGAGGTTGCGAGAGCCAAAGCCGGTGAGCTAGGACTTTCAGATGGGTTTGACGACTTTCTTGTGCGCAACGCGCTGGACTTAAGCGGATTGACCGATGACCGTTTCGATGCCGCGCTCATGCTGGGGCCGCTCTATCATTTACAGACGGAAGAAGAGCGCGTCCGCGCCGTCTCCGAGGTGCTTCGCGTAACCAAGCCCGGCGGCATTGTCTTTGCAGCCGTCATGCCGCGCGTGCGAAAAACGCTCGGGGCGCTCATGGTTCCATCGCAATGGCGGCCGTTGGACAGCATGGATGCGATTGAGGCGTTTAACCGTACGGGATTGTTCGATCATGCCGATCCGGGGCGTTTTACAGGCGCCTATTTCTTCGATATTAAAGAGGTGATTCCGTTCTTCGAGAGCTGCGGCATGGAAACGGTGAGCCTGGTGTCCTCGACCGGAAATGGCGGACAGCTGACCGAGGAACAGTGGGCTTATTGGCGCGAGCGCGGCGAGGAAGAGCGGCTTCTGAACTATCTCTATGAATCTGCCGCCGATCCGTAT